One Danio rerio strain Tuebingen ecotype United States chromosome 22, GRCz12tu, whole genome shotgun sequence genomic window carries:
- the wu:fu71h07 gene encoding uncharacterized protein LOC570464 precursor, with translation MMQRCCAIFLLLHLIGKVSLQASANITSFVGDTIILPCQIQPGITDVLWRHNVSWKVLNVIDGKPSIEEQFDIFKNRAESFPSEYAKGNYSVMLKDVEFDHAGRYTCFFPELNVEKLVELLVKEKPTEPISKPTIKDTETQKATNSSVKALKILTFQIALLALTLHLTVCEFDF, from the exons ATGCTGCGCCATTTTTTTACTTCTGCATCTGATAGGAAAAG tgtctTTGCAGGCCTCAGCAAATATCACTAGTTTTGTTGGAGACACCATCATCCTGCCATGCCAGATTCAACCGGGAATTACTGATGTGCTTTGGAGACACAATGTAAGCTGGAAAGTGTTAAATGTTATTGATGGAAAACCTTCAATAGAAGAACAGTTTGACATCTTCAAAAATCGAGCCGAAAGTTTCCCTTCAGAGTATGCAAAAGGAAACTACTCAGTTATGTTGAAAGATGTGGAGTTTGATCATGCAGGACGCTACACTTGTTTTTTTCCTGAATTAAATGTGGAAAAGCTGGTAGAGCTTCTTGTCAAAG AAAAGCCCACAGAACCAATTTCAAAACCAACAATCAAGGATACAGAAACTCAGAAAGCAACAAACTCCTCCGTTAAAGCTCTGAAGATTTTGACTTTCCAAATAGCTCTTCTGGCACTTACTCTGCACCTCACAGTATGTGAGTTTGATTTTTAG